One window of the Dendropsophus ebraccatus isolate aDenEbr1 chromosome 12, aDenEbr1.pat, whole genome shotgun sequence genome contains the following:
- the LOC138769736 gene encoding proline rich transmembrane protein 1B-like, with the protein MQESSFSEAYPSKLGDQPPAYTPGPSVAPVMQPAPYPAYYPPMQDRSVQQTLICQQPSTNVVVVNNNGGQVVPIQPRHKDYLCWSIMNMLCCCCPLGVAAIVFSCMTRSDNDARDQEAAAKNSRRAFTLNIAALVIGLLLEVSGLILYFVVLHSAVSGYRSSDYGGNYGRSNYGY; encoded by the exons atgcaaGAGTCATCATTCTCGGAGGCCTACCCCAGCAAACTGGGGGATCAACCACCCGCATACACCCCGGGACCCTCAGTGGCCCCAGTCATGCAGCCCGCCCCTTACCCTGCTTATTACCCACCCATGCAGGATCGCAGCGTTCAGCAGACCCTCATCTGCCAACAACCATCGACAAATGTGGTGGTGGTGAATAACAATGGAGGGCAGGTGGTACCAATCCAGCCTCGCCACAAGGACTATCTCTGCTGGTCCATCATGAacatgctgtgctgctgctgtcccCTTGGAGTTGCTGCCATTGTCTTTTCATGTATG ACGAGATCCGACAATGACGCTCGCGACCAAGAGGCGGCGGCCAAGAACTCCCGCCGGGCCTTCACGCTGAACATCGCGGCTCTGGTGATCGGGCTCCTCCTGGAAGTTTCTGGGCTCATTCTCTATTTTGTAGTTTTGCACAGTGCGGTGTCTGGTTACAGGTCCTCAGATTACGGGGGGAACTACGGGAGGAGTAACTATGGTTACTGA